A genomic window from Melanotaenia boesemani isolate fMelBoe1 chromosome 15, fMelBoe1.pri, whole genome shotgun sequence includes:
- the nufip2 gene encoding nuclear fragile X mental retardation-interacting protein 2 produces the protein MEEQPKDRAQDRQYHHHGEVRNSIQHTTYLKNDQSQLQCQHQETQTKKTGNKKVNISDEEGDKNPHLSDTVGALHPSNSNGNRHLSQANVKQKGTQKLYTPVHKVSNKGLDHKKNMDLKKEKVLDLNHHEIQALDKKDSVLLHNGVVNCGFITNGYSSKDNDGSGSEGGYTTPKKRKTRCNNAKNTDNVTKEKEKDMQPGNTTQELGALNLEMTDKRMSSRPDGHRSTHKVEAHSAAKRAAVMPEASLGESQRKNSDGKTAGTFGKKSEERHKGKLSSPSKEDSWTLFKPPPVFPVDNSSAKIVPKISYASKVKENLNKVAQGGGETVPPPVRLSQVPMSAMKTITSASFTNGPVSGNGNGCPSVGTFFAPAASSIQSAPSIPSGENVASSLESNCSSTTSPVDGEAYELKKCTLLIYPLNMQPVLPSARHLDPPAAQTNQKALGDIFQNQWGLSFINEPNLGLEGGSGQVPAEDQISVTSQSESQTVAAKAAQACFDVSPSFLEPGTLSQDPEKRTCAPCQVSNACSPVCVIIEEEAKLQPCGQEKVKVEAKGGGCFVSALSKDNGAKPAQGQQTTLLFGSSKEQAQSKDIGRRCSLGSFDVKAAVTYHTKEMESIFNLQKQDPKRVVIYDETKDGPDQ, from the exons ATGGAGGAACAGCCCAAAGATCGGGCACAAGACAGGCAATATCACCACCACGGAGAAGTCAGGAACTCTATTCAACACACAACTTATCTGAAAAATGATCAGAGCCAGCTCCAGTGCCAGCATCAGGAAACGCAGACGAAGAAAACAG gcaataaaaaagtaaatatcagTGACGAGGAGGGGGACAAGAATCCACACCTGTCTGACACTGTTGGTGCATTGCATCCCTCCAACAGCAATGGTAACAGACACCTGAGTCAAGCAAATGTGAAGCAGAAGGGAACGCAGAAATTGTACACACCTGTTCATAAAGTGAGCAACAAAGGATTGGATCACAAGAAGAATATGGACCTTAAAAAGGAAAAGGTCTTGGATTTAAATCATCATGAGATCCAGGCTTTGGATAAGAAAGACTCTGTATTGCTTCACAATGGCGTTGTAAACTGTGGCTTTATTACAAATGGCTATTCTAGCAAAGACAATGATGGCAGTGGCTCAGAAGGTGGATATACTACTCCGAAGAAACGCAAGACCAGATGCAACAATGCCAAGAACACAGATAATGtgacaaaagaaaaggagaaagataTGCAGCCTGGCAACACTACACAGGAACTGGGGGCTTTGAATCTTGAGATGACTGACAAAAGAATGTCCTCCAGACCCGATGGCCACAGATCCACTCATAAAGTAGAAGCTCACTCAGCAGCTAAACGGGCTGCTGTCATGCCAGAGGCTTCATTGGGTGAATCTCAGAGGAAAAACTCTGATGGCAAAACAGCTGGCACCTTTGGTAAAAAATCAGAGGAAAGGCACAAAGGCAAGCTTTCCTCACCTTCAAAAGAGGACTCGTGGACTTTGTTTAAGCCCCCTCCAGTATTTCCTGTGGACAATAGCAGTGCTAAAATTGTTCCCAAGATCAGTTATGCAAGTAAAGTTAAAGAGAACCTCAATAAAGTAGCTCAAGGCGGAGGAGAGACAGTGCCTCCCCCTGTTAGACTGTCACAGGTTCCAATGTCTGCTATGAAAACTATCACCTCAGCTAGCTTTACTAACGGTCCTGTTTCTGGAAATGGAAACGGCTGCCCATCAGTGGGTACCTTCTTTGCTCCTGCTGCTAGTAGTATTCAATCAGCCCCATCTATTCCAAGTGGTGAGAATGTAGCATCTTCTTTGGAAAGTAACTGTAGCTCTACAACAAGTCCTGTAGATGGAGAAGCATATGAGCTTAAAAAGTGTACTCTTTTAATCTACCCTTTAAATATGCAACCTGTGCTCCCAAGCGCTCGTCACCTTGACCCACCGGCTGCTCAGACAAATCAGAAAGCCCTGGGAGACATCTTCCAGAATCAGTGGGGGCTCTCCTTCATTAATGAGCCCAACTTAGGGCTAGAAGGAGGAAGCGGACAGGTGCCTGCAGAGGACCAGATTTCTGTGACTTCTCAAAGCGAGAGTCAGACTGTAGCAGCCAAGGCTGCCCAGGCCTGCTTTGATGTGAGCCCATCATTCTTGGAACCTGGCACTTTGTCTCAAGACCCTGAGAAAAGGACTTGTGCCCCTTGCCAAGTGTCAAATGCTTGTTCTCCTGTTTGTGTGATCATTGAGGAGGAGGCCAAGTTGCAGCCATGTGGCCAGGAAAAAGTTAAAGTTGAGGCCAAGGGTGGAGGCTGTTTTGTGTCAGCCCTCAGTAAAGACAATGGTGCTAAGCCTGCACAGGGCCAGCAAACCACACTGTTGTTTGGCTCTTCTAAAGAACAGGCCCAGTCTAAAGACATTGGCAGGAGGTGTAGCTTGGGATCTTTTGATGTTAAAGCTGCTGTCACCTATCACACTAAAG AAATGGAATCCATTTTCAACTTGCAAAAACAAG ATCCCAAAAGAGTAGTGATTTATGATGAGACCAAGGATGGACCTGATCAGTGA